Proteins encoded together in one Macrobrachium rosenbergii isolate ZJJX-2024 chromosome 45, ASM4041242v1, whole genome shotgun sequence window:
- the LOC136829923 gene encoding uncharacterized protein, giving the protein MVLRALNQAMHWAEFFVYTQGREESISEYFAKCSQKAMDCGFQCPSCHSDLSEYMLIRKLMVGLRDEILKRDLYRSCDSICSVDALRAVCATYEAARKDASMPQHDTWHQEPRAADVETDPSSPECAAVKSGERSSVSINARMCGNCGVQHEPRKVLCPARNSVCHGCQKIGHLKRFCRSKKKMVSDAPASSVTLGAVTAEYNPVCSLLYK; this is encoded by the coding sequence ATGGTTCTGCGTGCTTTGAACCAGGCCATGCATTGGGCTGAGTTTTTTGTGTATACGCAAGGACGTGAggagtcaattagtgaatattttgcaaagtgctctCAAAAAGCCATGGATTGTGGCTTCCAGTGTCCTAGCTGTCATAGTGATTTGTCCGAATATATGCTTATTAGGAAGCTTATGGTAGGTCTAAgggatgagatattgaaaagagacCTCTATAGGTCGTGTGATTCCATTTGTAGTGTAGATGCCTTAAGGGCAGTGTGTGCGACATATGAGGCAGCCCGCAAAGATGCTTCCATGCCCCAGCATGACACATGGCATCAAGAGCCACGTGCGGCCGACGTGGAGACAGACCCCAGCTCCCCTGAGTGTGCAGCAGTGAAGAGTGGTGAGAGGTCCTCAGTTTCCATCAATGCTCGTATGTGTGGGAACTGTGGAGTGCAGCATGAGCCAAGGAAGGTCTTGTGCCCGGCGAGAAATAGTGTTTGTCATGGCTGTCAAAAAATTGGCCACTTGAAACGGTTCTgtaggagcaagaagaagatggtgagtgaTGCCCCTGCTTCGTCAGTAACACTGGGAGCGGTCACCGCCGAGTACAACCCAGTGTGCAGCCTACTATACAAGTGA